GCACCAATACTCCCTGTTTTTGTTTTAAATTGTTGTGGTGCGTATTTTCTATTTGCTTTTCTTTGAAATTTTTAAAGATTTATTAATCCCATTAATTCCCCCAATAATCCAAAAAATCCCAAAAACCAATAAAATTAATGGGTTAATGTGAATTTGTTTATAAGAGAAAAAAACGGTTACAATCCCTAATACCAGCATTAGTATTCCAGCAATTAAGAGTTTTTTAGGATTATTATGTTGCATATTAAAGATCAATTAAAGTATTTATTTCTTTGAAAGGAGTGAAAATGAAACTTTTGGGAGGCATTCTAATAACATTTTCTTCAATTAATTTTCCATTACGATAAAGTTTGTAATTCTGAATATTTAAAACAATGGAGTCACCTTTTTTTACTGAACTAATACTATTAAAAACTAAATTTGCTTTGTTGTTTTTTATTACGCCTAAATATCGCTTTAAACTTTTTCTCTCATCGTAATTTTGAATGTTTGATTCGGTTATTTCAATTACGATTATACCAAGGTTCTGCTCATAGGTTAAAGGTTTTACTTCTGTTATTTTACCTTTTAGTTTTAAATTAACCTCTTTATAATATTTATTATCCTCTTTGTATTCATTTGAGTCAATAATAATTGAAACCACAAAAATGGAAATCATTATGGATATTACTACAAAACTTCGTTTCAACCTCTTTTTATTTATTTTGTTCAAATTCACCACAATAATTGTACAACCACATCGCAGTTATATTATTTATAGTTGCAAGTTATAAATTTAATTAATTTTTAGGTGCTGAGATAAATTTTCTGAGTTAATAAAACTTTTGAAACTAAAGAACAGCGTTAGCCTTTTGTATCGGCAATAAAAGTAGGTAGACTAAGCTTAAATTTCACAGAAATTAACCGAATCAATATTACTATCAGAGAAGTAATAATATAGTTGATATTAACTGGTACATTAAATGTACTTAAGGCTAAAAATGTGATGGCTCCAACAATACAGGCACTGGCATAAATTTCTTTATGAAAAATTACGGGTATTTCATTACAAAGAATATCTCTAATTACACCTCCAAAAGTTGCAGAAACCACTCCTAAAGCTACGCAGATAATAGGATGTAAATCTTGCTGTACGCCAATTTCAGTACCAATGATGGTAAAGATACCGAGTCCGATAGTATCAAATAAAAATAAGGAAGTGCTTAAGTAGTTTATCTTTTTTCTAATAATTATCGCAAAAATAGTAGCACCAATAATTGCATAGACATAGTTGAGGTCAAGCATCCAACCTACTGGAGTTCTTCCAATAAGCACATCACGTAAGGTTCCGCCACCAACGGCTGTTGCAAAAGCAATAATAAAAACACCAAAAGGATCAAACTTTTTATGGATAGCGGTTAATGTACCAGATACAGCAAAGGCGATAGTTCCTAAAAGATCTAAAGAATAAAATATAGTCATGGGTTCAATTAATAAACAAATTACAAGTACCAAATAACAACTAATGTTCACATCTCAATAAAACAAAATAATTTAATTTTTTTAATTTTTGAGATTTATTTGGTTTTTGTTATCTGATTTTTTGTTGCTTTTTTATTGTTGTGTATAATAGTTGTAATCTTTTATGACCAAATCAACAAAGTCAACGGCCATCATATCTGTTTTTATATCTGTTATTTCAATAATTTTTTTATGTAATTTAACGATAACGCCATGATTTCCTTTTCTTTTAGCGGTTCTATATAACTCTTTAATCGATTGAATATCAGCATCAGAAAGCATGGTGACTTGAGGGTATGTTGGTACATAATTATCAGGAATATCTGCTACTAACGTATCGTGAATTGTAACTCGTTTTTTTTCTGAAATAACCGTTGTAGATGCTGCAATATCTCCAAGACGTTGCCCTTTACCATTTAATAATAACGTTAGTAAAGCTATAGAGCCAGAAGCAATGTCTATATCAATTAAACGTAACATCCATCGTATTAGGTAACTGCCAAAAGTAGGTTTAGATCCATCTATTTTTACTACGCGTATTTTATTAGCATATTTT
The nucleotide sequence above comes from Aureibaculum algae. Encoded proteins:
- a CDS encoding trimeric intracellular cation channel family protein produces the protein MFYSLDLLGTIAFAVSGTLTAIHKKFDPFGVFIIAFATAVGGGTLRDVLIGRTPVGWMLDLNYVYAIIGATIFAIIIRKKINYLSTSLFLFDTIGLGIFTIIGTEIGVQQDLHPIICVALGVVSATFGGVIRDILCNEIPVIFHKEIYASACIVGAITFLALSTFNVPVNINYIITSLIVILIRLISVKFKLSLPTFIADTKG
- a CDS encoding RDD family protein, producing the protein MDNFQIETAQNVSINQNVANVSTRIGSFLIDLLIIVGYYIIMFLILNAIGIEQNMDSWLILTIMGLPIFFYSLIFEVLMNGQTPGKYANKIRVVKIDGSKPTFGSYLIRWMLRLIDIDIASGSIALLTLLLNGKGQRLGDIAASTTVISEKKRVTIHDTLVADIPDNYVPTYPQVTMLSDADIQSIKELYRTAKRKGNHGVIVKLHKKIIEITDIKTDMMAVDFVDLVIKDYNYYTQQ